A genomic stretch from Sporocytophaga myxococcoides includes:
- a CDS encoding chloramphenicol acetyltransferase — translation MNTISRQEIDLSTYKRRGMFEIFSRKLIPFVSTSSNVDITRFRKKVKENNLRFFASICFALTKVVNEIPQFRHRIIDNKLYEYTSIDPGYTVLLPDSEFSFCSTRHSADFPTFYENILKDMEEVLSDKNESNGDNNHQFYITSVPWFSFTSLTHPYDPVNGTIPIIALGKYFEENGVYKIPVGLQIHHGIMDGYHMGLFYENLQKELDLSDWL, via the coding sequence ATGAATACTATATCAAGGCAGGAAATTGATCTGAGTACCTATAAACGCAGGGGAATGTTTGAAATCTTTTCTAGAAAGCTTATTCCATTCGTCAGCACATCAAGCAATGTCGATATTACAAGGTTCCGAAAGAAAGTGAAAGAAAATAACCTTCGCTTTTTTGCCAGTATCTGTTTTGCATTGACCAAAGTGGTGAATGAAATACCTCAGTTCAGGCACAGAATCATAGACAATAAGCTTTACGAATATACCAGCATTGATCCAGGCTACACGGTTCTTCTTCCTGACTCTGAATTTTCATTCTGTTCAACCAGACATTCCGCAGATTTTCCTACTTTCTATGAAAATATACTAAAGGATATGGAGGAAGTCTTATCAGACAAGAATGAATCCAACGGAGATAACAATCATCAGTTCTACATCACAAGTGTGCCCTGGTTTTCGTTCACATCCCTGACACATCCTTATGATCCTGTTAATGGAACAATACCAATTATAGCCCTGGGCAAATACTTTGAAGAAAACGGAGTTTATAAGATACCTGTTGGACTTCAGATACATCATGGAATTATGGATGGGTATCATATGGGATTGTTTTATGAGAACCTGCAGAAGGAACTTGATCTGTCGGACTGGCTCTGA
- a CDS encoding choice-of-anchor Q domain-containing protein has translation MKKITLYFIGVLFKFILINNSSAAVIFVQDTTDSGPGSLRTAVKIARNGDIIKFNPSLNNDSYLFLLTTGQIVIDKNITIVGLDNVTNNLKVKITSFNFSRIFYILPGRKLTLVNLWLVQNFSVGNISSKPNFNGDGGAIFNKGMVTIKDCWITDQTIANTAAKGAAIYNEGSLSVIDTYFAFNTATGFSVAKGGSLYNTGRVSLERSYFSSSGTDAPVSKGAGIYNEGIITMSQSSVYNCYSVKDCEGIGISNAQNGSFSLVNSTVSANLLNPGSYVLGGGVFNAGKIDLVNATISENSATIGGGIASVGKLTINSTIVAQNTAIIKGQDGYTSGLIKDKGYNLIGVINDFNLTSCTNIYGTSVIPLDPLIQIVIYGNGSFPGVAYEPLQNSPAINNGDPLSHLKVDQLGNPRPFYGRIDIGSVEYTGSLPTAFYSKEREALLSSELKSVSMSPNPVQDILIISEPSEDLQITIVDITGNIVYQDRWSGLDEGKVQLSFLIPGLYIVRLETFKNQLVRVEKILKL, from the coding sequence ATGAAAAAAATCACTCTATATTTTATTGGAGTTCTTTTCAAATTTATTTTGATAAATAACTCCTCAGCAGCTGTTATCTTTGTTCAGGATACTACTGATTCCGGTCCGGGATCATTGAGAACTGCAGTTAAAATAGCCCGAAATGGAGACATTATAAAGTTTAATCCCTCTCTTAATAATGATAGTTATCTTTTCCTTCTTACAACAGGTCAAATTGTAATAGATAAAAACATCACAATTGTAGGACTTGATAATGTGACTAACAATCTAAAAGTTAAAATAACATCATTTAATTTTTCCAGGATCTTCTATATTTTGCCTGGAAGAAAACTAACACTTGTTAATTTATGGCTGGTACAAAATTTTTCCGTTGGAAATATTTCGAGTAAGCCGAATTTTAATGGTGATGGTGGAGCAATATTCAACAAAGGAATGGTTACCATTAAAGATTGCTGGATTACGGATCAAACTATCGCTAATACTGCAGCTAAAGGTGCGGCCATCTATAATGAAGGAAGTTTATCTGTAATTGATACTTATTTTGCATTTAATACTGCTACGGGATTTTCCGTAGCAAAGGGAGGGAGTTTATATAATACAGGAAGGGTTAGCTTGGAAAGATCTTATTTTTCTTCAAGCGGTACAGACGCTCCTGTTTCTAAAGGGGCAGGTATTTATAATGAAGGTATAATTACCATGAGTCAGAGCTCAGTTTATAATTGTTACTCTGTTAAAGATTGTGAAGGGATTGGTATTTCAAATGCACAAAATGGATCATTCTCCTTGGTGAATAGTACAGTTAGCGCCAATTTACTAAATCCTGGCAGTTATGTGCTGGGAGGAGGGGTGTTCAATGCTGGTAAGATAGATTTAGTTAATGCCACAATTTCAGAAAATTCAGCAACTATTGGAGGAGGAATAGCAAGCGTTGGTAAACTCACTATCAATTCTACAATTGTTGCCCAAAATACAGCAATTATTAAAGGCCAGGATGGCTATACTTCTGGGTTAATAAAAGACAAAGGCTATAATTTAATTGGTGTGATCAATGATTTTAATCTTACCTCTTGTACAAATATTTATGGTACTTCGGTAATCCCTTTGGATCCACTCATTCAAATAGTTATTTATGGTAATGGCAGTTTCCCTGGTGTTGCATATGAACCCCTTCAGAATAGTCCGGCAATTAATAATGGAGATCCTTTGAGTCATCTTAAGGTAGATCAGCTTGGTAATCCAAGACCGTTTTATGGACGTATTGATATAGGTTCTGTAGAATATACTGGTTCATTACCTACAGCTTTTTATTCAAAAGAAAGAGAGGCATTATTATCCTCTGAGCTAAAAAGTGTTTCAATGTCTCCTAATCCTGTTCAGGATATTTTGATTATTTCTGAACCTTCAGAAGATTTGCAAATCACAATAGTAGATATAACAGGTAATATAGTTTATCAAGATCGATGGAGTGGTTTGGATGAAGGGAAAGTCCAGTTATCATTCCTTATTCCAGGGCTTTATATAGTTCGTCTGGAGACATTTAAAAACCAATTAGTACGTGTTGAAAAGATTTTGAAGCTTTGA
- a CDS encoding glycosyl hydrolase family 95 catalytic domain-containing protein, giving the protein MDINKYKLSAILCLVVLVVGHIKGQNPGDLTLWYNKDAGTVFTDALPIGNGRLGGMVYGIVSRDVIGLNECTVWSGNPGNNNKAGAASSLATARNQIFAGNYAAADATVGNMIGSGQERFMPVGNLYLNFPGHIATNYYRELNLRTAIAKTTYSYAGVNYTREYFASYPDQIIVIRLTASQPGKITFSTSMDSPQTPVTISNVGNDQLFLNGQADAVKFQNRVKVKTEGGTLTANNNSITVSGANSATVILAIGSNFNAYNNVNGDQVARAASFIDNVSAKSYTQLLNAHLEDYQALFNRVDINLGPGNSSTRLPTDQRVANFSTSDDPQLVRLHYQFGRYLMIACSRPGSQPANLQGVWNKDMYPSWGSKYTTNINFQMNYWMTESGNLPECAHPMIEKTKALVAPGQQSAQAHWGVNSGWVLHHNTDLWNRTGPIDGAWGHWPTGGAWLCYNLWEHYQFSKDKTYLNDVYPTIKSSAQFFLNSLVQEPISGNNYLVTSPSTSPELAHGGYYTCFGPTMDIQIIRDLFNTVIKASEILNIDDNFRNQVKASLARLPPHRVGRYGQLQEWFQDWDNPNEKHRHISHLYGLFPSNQISLRATPVLANAAKVTLAQRGDDATGWSLAWKINFWARMEDGNHAYKLIRMLITPERTYNNLFDAHPPFQIDGNFGAVSGVNEMLMQSQNNEIQFLPALPTIWSNGNVKGLRARSGFLIDSISWKSGKLSQATVTSQQGDTLRLRYGNISRTYITRIGKTYAFDGSLNLIGATDNTTPYKGIPHAIPGRIEAEEYDDGGEGFAYREADRKGNEGGATFRNDEVDIENTMDEEGKYNIGYILNGEWLLYTVNVTKTGKYNLDLRVASPDDGKTLQIEMDGENLAGPVTIPNTGGWQNWETTSVMDLDLTQGQHKMRILFNADYMNLNYLEFKPSIVTGLGAEETEIVHIYPNPFNSEGITVKHKGIFRYKVDDVLGIQVESGSATDEGKIGAALGTGIYVLTIETQNGITIHKIVKR; this is encoded by the coding sequence ATGGATATAAATAAATATAAACTGTCGGCCATACTGTGTCTGGTCGTTCTGGTTGTCGGACATATAAAAGGTCAGAATCCGGGAGACCTTACCTTATGGTATAACAAAGATGCCGGGACTGTTTTTACTGATGCTTTGCCTATTGGCAACGGTCGTTTAGGAGGAATGGTATATGGAATAGTGTCAAGAGATGTTATTGGCTTGAATGAGTGTACAGTTTGGAGTGGAAATCCAGGCAATAATAACAAAGCAGGGGCAGCCAGTTCACTTGCGACAGCAAGGAATCAGATATTCGCAGGAAATTATGCAGCAGCAGATGCAACTGTAGGTAATATGATCGGCTCCGGACAGGAACGTTTTATGCCTGTGGGAAATCTTTACCTGAACTTTCCCGGACATATTGCTACTAACTATTACCGTGAGCTAAATCTTCGTACAGCCATTGCCAAAACTACATACTCCTATGCAGGGGTAAATTATACACGTGAATACTTTGCCAGTTATCCAGATCAGATAATAGTAATTCGTCTCACTGCCAGTCAGCCAGGTAAAATAACTTTTTCCACAAGCATGGATTCTCCTCAGACGCCGGTTACCATATCTAATGTCGGAAACGATCAGCTTTTTCTTAACGGACAGGCAGATGCTGTAAAATTCCAGAATAGGGTAAAGGTGAAGACAGAAGGAGGAACACTAACAGCTAATAACAATAGTATTACAGTTTCTGGAGCTAACAGTGCTACAGTGATCCTGGCAATCGGATCTAATTTTAATGCCTATAATAATGTCAACGGTGATCAGGTTGCCAGGGCGGCCAGTTTTATTGATAATGTCAGTGCTAAAAGCTATACGCAGCTTCTTAATGCTCATCTTGAAGACTATCAGGCTTTGTTTAACAGAGTAGATATCAACCTCGGGCCTGGTAATTCTTCAACCCGTTTGCCTACTGATCAAAGGGTGGCGAACTTCAGCACTTCAGATGATCCTCAGCTGGTAAGATTGCATTACCAATTCGGTCGCTACCTTATGATTGCTTGTTCGAGACCAGGAAGTCAGCCTGCAAACTTACAAGGTGTATGGAACAAAGATATGTATCCTTCATGGGGAAGTAAATATACTACCAATATTAATTTCCAGATGAATTATTGGATGACAGAATCCGGAAATCTTCCGGAATGCGCTCATCCTATGATCGAAAAAACAAAAGCTCTTGTAGCTCCTGGTCAGCAATCTGCTCAGGCCCACTGGGGAGTAAATAGTGGATGGGTGCTTCATCACAATACCGATCTGTGGAACCGCACTGGTCCGATAGATGGAGCGTGGGGACATTGGCCTACAGGAGGTGCCTGGTTATGCTATAACCTTTGGGAACATTATCAATTCTCTAAAGATAAAACATATCTGAATGATGTATATCCTACTATTAAAAGTAGTGCTCAATTCTTTCTGAATAGTCTTGTGCAGGAACCAATAAGCGGCAACAATTATCTTGTAACATCTCCAAGTACCTCTCCTGAACTTGCACATGGTGGCTATTATACATGTTTTGGTCCAACTATGGATATCCAGATTATCCGGGATTTGTTTAATACAGTTATCAAAGCATCTGAAATTTTAAATATTGATGATAACTTTCGTAACCAGGTAAAAGCATCTCTTGCCCGTCTTCCTCCACATCGCGTTGGACGTTATGGGCAATTACAGGAATGGTTTCAGGACTGGGATAATCCTAATGAGAAACATCGCCATATTTCCCATTTGTACGGCCTATTTCCTAGCAATCAGATATCCTTAAGAGCTACTCCTGTTTTGGCGAATGCTGCTAAGGTTACCCTTGCACAACGCGGTGATGATGCTACCGGATGGTCCCTGGCTTGGAAAATAAACTTCTGGGCCAGAATGGAAGACGGAAATCATGCCTATAAGCTCATTCGTATGTTAATTACTCCTGAACGTACCTATAACAACCTTTTCGATGCTCATCCTCCTTTTCAGATTGACGGTAACTTTGGTGCGGTTTCGGGAGTGAATGAAATGCTGATGCAAAGCCAGAACAATGAGATACAGTTTCTGCCGGCACTTCCAACTATCTGGTCAAATGGAAATGTAAAAGGTTTGAGAGCAAGAAGTGGATTCCTTATTGATTCAATTAGCTGGAAAAGTGGAAAGCTTTCACAAGCGACAGTAACATCACAACAGGGAGATACATTGAGGCTTAGGTATGGCAATATTTCAAGAACATACATTACCAGGATAGGTAAAACATATGCTTTTGATGGATCATTGAATTTAATAGGTGCGACGGACAATACAACTCCATATAAAGGAATACCTCACGCAATTCCCGGGCGAATCGAAGCGGAAGAATATGATGATGGCGGAGAAGGATTTGCTTACAGGGAAGCCGATAGAAAAGGCAACGAAGGTGGGGCAACTTTTAGAAATGATGAGGTGGATATAGAAAATACCATGGACGAGGAAGGGAAATATAATATCGGATACATTCTGAATGGGGAATGGTTATTATATACTGTGAATGTAACAAAAACCGGTAAATATAATCTGGACCTTAGAGTGGCTTCACCTGATGATGGTAAAACTCTTCAGATTGAAATGGATGGAGAAAATCTCGCAGGGCCTGTCACTATTCCCAATACTGGCGGGTGGCAAAACTGGGAAACAACTTCAGTAATGGATCTTGATCTGACCCAGGGGCAACATAAGATGAGAATTTTGTTCAACGCTGATTACATGAATTTAAATTACCTTGAGTTTAAGCCATCAATAGTGACAGGTTTGGGAGCTGAAGAAACGGAGATAGTGCATATTTATCCAAATCCGTTCAATAGTGAAGGTATCACTGTTAAACATAAAGGTATTTTCAGATATAAAGTAGACGATGTTCTTGGAATTCAGGTAGAATCAGGTAGTGCAACAGATGAAGGAAAGATAGGTGCTGCATTGGGAACAGGGATATATGTATTAACGATAGAAACTCAGAATGGAATCACTATCCATAAAATTGTGAAACGTTAA
- a CDS encoding Ig-like domain-containing protein, translated as MTNKLKLFLCLILTLGSGIYCYAASSITEVTYFSKTMNSNRKMNVYLPDGYNQNTYYPTFYLMHGGGQRYYTWANPVDGNAKAILDQAISSGKAVPMIVVMPDAPDFAPNLFTRELCDDIIPFVEKTYRVKPEKDSRALAGLSWGGLQVLDAGLYRYDLFGYLGVFSSGWFIGDNIYNVMRTYLASNGAKIEQSMRYFYYGQGGTSDIAYNNGAETMKLLRANGITVNYWEHSGSHSFVCWRQDLQEILPFLFKYGTPSVAITAPATNASFTAPAAINITATASDPNGTISKIEFFNGATKLGEDGSAPYAYSWTNVPAGTYIITAVATDNAGTKATSSAVTLKVNVAQAAYNNVVHLIPGTIQAEAFDVGGNGFAYFDRTPGSETGVSFRNDEDVDIENCTDVGASYNVGWATSGEWLEYTVNVQKSGLYNMDLRIACNGEGRTLSVSMDGANIASNVAIPNTTGWQIWQTVRVSNIQLNAGQKIMRLTIGDVDYINLNFVTFTLANIPPEVTITGPSDNSMFNTLQTVELNASASDADGSIVKVDFYHGSTFLGTDNTSPFSYDWSGMLAGIYTITAQATDDKGAVTSSGPITVVIQEVVTGVNEKTDQDHAIYPNPFENGIILKYPKEFKYELSDMSGTVLFGGTGEGEKSIGENLQSGMYLLRVTNNGNSNVFKILKK; from the coding sequence ATGACCAATAAATTGAAATTATTTTTATGCCTGATTCTTACTTTAGGATCAGGCATTTATTGCTATGCAGCAAGTAGCATTACTGAGGTAACGTACTTTTCCAAAACAATGAATAGTAACCGGAAAATGAATGTTTACCTGCCGGATGGATATAATCAGAATACCTATTATCCCACATTCTATCTCATGCATGGAGGAGGCCAGCGTTACTATACATGGGCCAATCCCGTTGATGGGAATGCTAAAGCTATTTTGGACCAGGCCATTTCCTCAGGCAAAGCGGTTCCAATGATTGTTGTAATGCCTGATGCCCCGGATTTTGCCCCCAACCTCTTTACCCGTGAACTCTGTGACGATATAATACCTTTTGTAGAAAAGACTTATAGGGTAAAACCTGAAAAAGACAGCCGTGCTCTGGCTGGCCTGTCATGGGGAGGTTTACAAGTGCTGGATGCCGGTTTATACCGCTATGACCTTTTTGGTTATCTGGGTGTATTTAGTTCTGGTTGGTTTATCGGCGACAATATTTATAATGTAATGAGAACGTACCTTGCTTCCAATGGTGCAAAAATTGAACAGAGCATGCGCTATTTCTACTACGGGCAAGGTGGAACCAGTGATATTGCTTACAATAACGGGGCTGAAACTATGAAACTGTTGCGTGCTAATGGTATTACAGTAAATTACTGGGAACATTCTGGATCTCATAGTTTTGTATGCTGGAGACAAGACTTACAGGAAATTTTACCTTTTCTTTTTAAGTATGGAACTCCGTCTGTAGCAATTACTGCCCCTGCTACCAATGCATCTTTTACTGCCCCTGCTGCAATTAATATTACGGCAACGGCTTCAGATCCAAACGGAACTATATCTAAAATTGAATTTTTTAACGGAGCCACTAAGCTGGGAGAAGATGGGAGTGCCCCTTATGCCTATTCATGGACAAACGTACCGGCAGGAACTTATATCATTACAGCTGTAGCAACTGATAATGCAGGCACAAAAGCAACATCATCAGCAGTCACACTTAAAGTAAACGTTGCTCAGGCTGCATATAATAATGTGGTTCATTTAATTCCAGGTACAATCCAGGCTGAGGCTTTTGATGTGGGTGGTAATGGCTTCGCATATTTTGACAGGACTCCTGGAAGCGAAACAGGAGTTTCTTTTAGAAATGATGAGGATGTAGATATTGAAAATTGCACGGATGTCGGAGCTAGCTACAATGTTGGTTGGGCAACTTCTGGAGAATGGCTGGAGTATACAGTCAACGTTCAGAAATCAGGTCTATACAATATGGATCTCCGCATAGCTTGCAATGGAGAAGGAAGAACTTTATCCGTAAGTATGGATGGTGCGAATATAGCAAGTAACGTAGCTATTCCCAATACTACAGGCTGGCAAATCTGGCAGACTGTCAGAGTAAGTAATATACAGCTCAACGCAGGCCAGAAGATCATGCGGTTAACTATAGGGGATGTAGACTATATCAACCTCAATTTTGTAACCTTTACTCTGGCCAATATTCCTCCGGAAGTGACTATTACAGGACCATCAGATAATAGTATGTTCAATACCCTTCAAACAGTGGAGCTTAATGCTTCAGCTTCTGATGCAGATGGAAGTATTGTTAAAGTTGATTTCTATCATGGTTCAACATTTCTTGGAACAGACAATACTTCACCTTTTAGCTATGATTGGTCAGGCATGCTGGCAGGAATTTATACGATCACTGCCCAAGCAACTGATGATAAAGGAGCAGTTACTTCATCTGGCCCAATTACTGTAGTGATTCAGGAGGTAGTTACCGGAGTGAATGAAAAAACGGACCAAGATCATGCTATATATCCGAATCCATTTGAAAATGGTATTATCCTGAAATACCCAAAGGAATTCAAATACGAACTCTCTGATATGAGTGGAACCGTATTGTTTGGAGGAACAGGGGAAGGTGAAAAAAGCATTGGAGAAAACCTTCAATCAGGAATGTATTTATTGAGAGTGACCAATAATGGGAACTCTAATGTTTTTAAGATTCTGAAAAAATAA
- a CDS encoding carbohydrate-binding protein translates to MKILHSVLILIFLGICNKSFADYPIVGYRFLADPGALVYNGRVYVYCSNDDENDDDSYDMSSIVCVSSSDLKNWTDHGIVFDVPRDASWSGLSWAPSPAYRNGKFYLYFGNGGSAIGVAVSDSPIGPFKDPVGRNIVNGNTSGVQPFNGWLFDPMTFIDDDGQAYMYFGGNGDNNLRVIKLNNDMISTSGSAGKFTVPNFFEAAWMHKHNGKYYFSYSTTPSAGMRIDYMVSNNPMSGFTYGGVLSPQPPTNNNNNHHANFFLNGQWYQMYHNRIVASQTGVGMAYHRNLAIDAFSHRQDGTIVQMVNTVNGVKQIKYLDPYVRVEGETMSDHKGIKTEVCSAGGMNLAYIDNGDWVMVEGVDFGSAGAGRFSASVASNKTGGTIEIRLGSATGTLIGTLQVPNTGGFQTWQTVNTSVNQTTGVHNVYLVFKGSGTSLFNVDHWSFSSGGPSVTITSPKSTDILFTGNEITVSANAQAQSGTLVSVEFFYDGKSIGVDKDAPYSVKYTPAASGSHTITATVTDSQGNKRSSEISITVYVPQGPYKGSPWPIPGIIEAEHYDEGGEGFAYHEANTNGNEGLATLRNDEVDIEQTGDISGSYNVGYILSGEWLEYTVNVTATDKYDLNLRVAADGAGRTFHVEMDNEDITGAITVPNTGGWQKWETITVPNINLTSGQKVMRIVFESDYMNLNWVEFKNAIVTGMESSQKETIAIYPNPFTDKIQCNITGEYDYQLLNMEGMVLEDGTSLGEIHIRKNYPKGAYILKIKQNDLVKVYNVVKE, encoded by the coding sequence ATGAAAATACTACATTCAGTACTCATCTTAATTTTTCTGGGAATCTGTAATAAATCTTTTGCTGATTATCCGATAGTTGGATACCGTTTTTTGGCTGATCCTGGGGCCCTTGTTTACAATGGTAGGGTTTATGTGTATTGTTCTAATGATGATGAAAACGATGATGATAGTTATGATATGAGTTCTATCGTTTGTGTGTCGAGCAGTGACCTGAAAAACTGGACAGACCATGGGATAGTCTTCGATGTGCCACGAGATGCATCCTGGTCAGGCCTGAGCTGGGCACCTTCACCTGCCTATCGGAATGGAAAGTTTTACCTCTATTTTGGGAATGGTGGAAGTGCTATAGGTGTGGCAGTTTCCGATAGCCCTATCGGTCCTTTTAAAGATCCTGTAGGCCGTAACATTGTAAATGGCAATACATCGGGAGTTCAACCTTTTAACGGCTGGCTGTTCGACCCAATGACTTTTATTGATGATGATGGTCAGGCATACATGTATTTCGGAGGGAACGGAGACAACAACCTTCGTGTGATTAAGCTGAATAATGATATGATCAGTACAAGCGGATCTGCCGGTAAATTCACAGTGCCCAATTTTTTTGAAGCAGCATGGATGCACAAGCATAATGGGAAATACTATTTTTCCTATTCTACAACGCCAAGTGCAGGCATGAGAATTGATTACATGGTGAGCAACAATCCTATGTCTGGTTTTACTTATGGAGGAGTACTTTCGCCGCAACCGCCAACCAATAATAACAATAACCACCACGCTAATTTCTTTCTTAATGGTCAATGGTATCAAATGTATCATAATCGCATTGTTGCCTCTCAAACAGGAGTGGGAATGGCTTATCACAGAAACTTAGCCATTGATGCTTTTTCACACAGACAGGATGGAACCATTGTACAGATGGTAAATACAGTGAATGGTGTTAAACAGATTAAATACCTTGATCCTTATGTACGAGTAGAAGGAGAAACCATGAGTGACCATAAAGGCATTAAAACTGAAGTTTGCAGTGCAGGAGGTATGAACCTGGCGTATATCGATAACGGTGATTGGGTAATGGTGGAAGGAGTTGATTTTGGCTCAGCAGGTGCAGGAAGATTCTCTGCAAGTGTAGCAAGCAATAAAACAGGCGGAACCATCGAAATCAGATTAGGGAGTGCAACGGGAACATTAATCGGAACCTTACAGGTTCCCAACACGGGCGGGTTTCAGACATGGCAGACTGTTAATACCTCAGTGAATCAGACAACTGGTGTGCACAATGTCTATCTTGTATTTAAAGGGAGCGGAACGAGTCTATTCAATGTTGATCACTGGAGTTTTTCATCAGGTGGTCCTTCTGTTACGATTACTTCACCAAAGAGCACAGATATTCTTTTTACGGGTAATGAAATTACAGTTTCAGCTAATGCTCAAGCCCAAAGCGGCACTCTTGTATCTGTAGAGTTCTTTTATGATGGAAAATCAATAGGGGTTGACAAAGACGCTCCTTATTCGGTAAAATACACACCTGCCGCCAGCGGATCACATACGATCACAGCTACTGTTACAGACAGTCAGGGAAATAAACGTTCTTCAGAAATCTCTATAACTGTATATGTTCCTCAGGGGCCTTATAAAGGCTCCCCGTGGCCAATTCCTGGAATAATAGAAGCGGAACATTATGATGAGGGTGGGGAAGGATTTGCATATCATGAAGCTAATACAAATGGAAACGAAGGGCTGGCCACTTTAAGAAATGATGAAGTGGATATAGAACAAACAGGAGATATCTCAGGCTCCTATAACGTTGGATATATTCTTTCAGGAGAGTGGCTGGAATATACGGTAAATGTAACTGCCACAGATAAATATGATTTAAATCTGCGGGTGGCAGCGGATGGTGCAGGAAGAACCTTTCATGTGGAAATGGACAATGAAGACATTACAGGGGCCATCACTGTTCCAAATACAGGGGGCTGGCAAAAATGGGAAACTATTACTGTCCCCAATATCAACCTAACTTCAGGCCAAAAGGTAATGCGGATTGTTTTTGAATCAGATTATATGAACCTGAACTGGGTTGAATTTAAAAATGCTATAGTCACGGGAATGGAGTCTTCCCAAAAAGAAACTATTGCGATTTACCCTAACCCTTTCACTGATAAAATTCAATGTAACATCACCGGAGAGTATGACTATCAGTTGTTAAATATGGAAGGTATGGTATTAGAAGATGGGACAAGTTTAGGTGAAATACATATTCGTAAAAATTATCCCAAAGGGGCCTACATCTTAAAGATAAAGCAAAATGACTTAGTTAAGGTGTATAATGTTGTAAAAGAATAG